A part of Cannabis sativa cultivar Pink pepper isolate KNU-18-1 chromosome 6, ASM2916894v1, whole genome shotgun sequence genomic DNA contains:
- the LOC115695217 gene encoding leucine-rich repeat receptor-like protein kinase PXC1 yields MQTRRGLNRFLMGMIIGVVFLRMPTVLGGESSEFESLILFLRAVDPQNMLSFLGQDASSKNPCLDKWKGVKCNIVSTSILEISLENLNLNGVLDANSLCKLPNIRVLSLAENRIQGNIPNAIMYCRKLTYLNLSSNLLSGRIPRDLAKMKYLRKLDISNNHFEGMIPIFQVESKKPNSRIMYLEEFKDHTNVSPESSQSDNSEEKSWLKRSQNWIPLVIGLSLFIFVTYLAGKKASELARDKAILKSLHYSPTMTPQVRTTEEVKPERILSDLVFFVDEEERFEMEEFLEATADLRSQSLLSSLYKVILKNNAVYSVTRLKRLQVSFEEFCKIMNLIGDVKHPNILPLVAYSFTPEDKLLIYKYQNKGSLLNLFEDYIESKRDFPLRLRLSIAGGIARGLSFMYRITNEHETILHHGNLKLSNILLDDNDEAVISEFGHSRFLDPKGDGICSSKGYTAPEKGVSEKGDVYSFGVILLELLTGKPVERTGVDLPKLVNAMIREEWTGEVFDREIAKAEAAHWAFILLNIALKCVSELPENRPTMEEVLEKIEDVMNEEQDPTMSPLSSSRECHQDTCLLHSIIAETWETPGSNY; encoded by the exons atgcaGACAAGGAGAGGATTGAACCGGTTTTTGATGGGGATGATTATTGGTGTTGTCTTCCTTCGAATGCCTACTGTTTTAGGAGGTGAGTCATCTGAATTTGAATCATTAATTTTGTTTCTTAGAGCTGTTGATCCTCAAAACATGTTAAGTTTTTTAGGCCAGGATGCATCAAGCAAAAATCCATGCTTGGATAAGTGGAAGGGTGTGAAATGTAACATAGTTAGTACCAGCATTCTTGAAATTAGCCTTGAAAACTTAAATCTTAATGGTGTACTTGATGCAAATTCATTATGCAAGCTTCCAAATATTCGAGTTCTTAGCTTAGCCGAAAACAGAATTCAAGGAAACATTCCAAACGCCATAATGTATTGCAGAAAGTTGACCTATTTAAATCTAAGCAGTAATCTCCTAAGTGGGAGGATTCCAAGGGATCTAGCCAAAATGAAATATCTTAGGAAATTGGACATCTCCAATAATCATTTTGAGGGTATGATCCCGATTTTCCAAGTGGAATCGAAGAAACCGAATAGTAGAATTATGTACCTGGAAGAGTTTAAGGATCATACTAATGTGTCCCCAGAGAGTTCCCAAAGTGACAATTCTGAGGAAAAGAGTTGGCTCAAGAGATCACAAAACTGGATACCATTAGTTATTGGACTCTCTTTGTTCATTTTTGTGACATACTTGGCGGGGAAGAAGGCATCAGAATTGGCAAGAGACAAGGCAATTCTGAAGTCTCTTCATTACTCTCCAACTATGACCCCTCAAGTTAGGACAACAGAGGAAGTGAAGCCAGAGAGAATACTATCTGATCTTGTCTTTTTTGTTGATGAGGAAGAGAGATTCGAAATGGAGGAATTTCTTGAAGCCACAGCTGATTTAAGAAGTCAGAGTCTTTTAAGTAGTTTGTACAAGGTAATACTCAAGAACAATGCGGTGTATTCAGTGACAAGATTGAAGAGATTGCAAGTTTCCTTTGAGGAATTTTGCAAAATTATGAATCTGATTGGAGATGTGAAGCATCCAAACATTTTACCTCTTGTTGCTTATAGTTTTACTCCTGAAGATAAACTCCTAATCTACAAGTATCAAAACAAAGGCAGTCTGCTTAACCTGTTTGAAG ATTATATCGAAAGCAAGAGGGATTTCCCATTAAGACTTCGATTGTCAATAGCAGGAGGAATTGCAAGGGGTTTGAGCTTCATGTATAGAATTACTAATGAGCATGAAACAATACTACATCATGGGAATCTTAAACTTTCAAATATTCTGTTGGATGACAATGATGAAGCAGTCATAAGCGAATTCGGGCACTCGAGATTTCTAGACCCCAAGGGAGATGGGATATGTTCCTCCAAAGGCTACACAGCACCAGAGAAAGGTGTATCCGAAAAAGGAGATGTGTATAGCTTTGGAGTGATACTCTTAGAGCTTCTCACAGGAAAACCTGTAGAGAGAACAGGTGTAGACCTTCCTAAATTGGTGAATGCCATGATAAGAGAGGAGTGGACTGGAGAGGTGTTTGATAGGGAAATAGCTAAGGCTGAAGCAGCTCACTGGGCTTTCATTTTGCTGAATATTGCTCTTAAGTGTGTCTCTGAACTCCCCGAAAACCGGCCTACTATGGAAGAGGTTTTGGAAAAGATTGAAGATGTTATGAATGAAGAGCAAGACCCTACCATGTCACCATTGTCTTCTTCTCGTGAATGTCACCAAGATACTTGTCTTCTACATAGCATCATAGCTGAGACATGGGAAACTCCTGGATCAAATTATTGA